CGCGCCAGCGTGGTGAACAGCCGGACGTCGGCCTCGGTGATCCGGTCGCCCATGAGGTAGCGGCGGTCGGTGAGCCGTTCCTCGAGCCAGTCCATCGCCGACCAGAGCCGGTCGTAGGCGGCGCCGTACGCCTCCTGGGTCCTGGCGAAGCCGCAACGGTAGACGCCGTTGTTGACCTCGGTGAAGACCTTCTCCATCACCTCGTCCATCTCCTCGCGGCACTCGTCGGGCCACAGGTCCGGCGCGTCGGGCCGGTGGTGGTCGCGCCACTCGAAGAACAGGTCGTGGGTGATGGCCGGGAAGTCGTTGGTCACCAGCGACCGGGTCGGTACGTCGACCATTGCCGGGACCGTGACGCCGCGGTCGTACGACGGGTCGCGGGCCAGGTAGGCCTGCTCGAGGCGCTCGTAGCGCAGGACCGGGTCGACGCCGCCCGGGTCGAGGTCGAAGCGCCAGCTGCGCTGGTCGTGCGTCGGTCCGGCCAGGCCGAGGGAGACGACGTTCTCCAGGCCGAGCAGGGTGCGCACGATGATCGCCCGGTTCGCCCACGGGCACGCGCGCGCCGCGACGAGCCGGTAGCGCCCGGGCTCGACAGGCCAGGTCGGTACGTCGAGCGTGCCCACGTGGGGATCCTGGCTGCGCCCGTCCTCGCGGGTGATGCGGTCCGGGACGTAGCGCATGTCGCGCTCGAAGGCCTTGCCCTTGGCGGCGTAGGCGGACACGTCCCGGCTCAGTCCTTCTTCACCGCGTCGGCGATGTCGGCCGGGGTCGCGTCGACGTGGTCGGGGTCGGCCTGCGCGTCGATGTCGGTCACCGGCGGCGGCGCGGGCGTGGTCCGGGGACGGGGCTTCGACACGGGCGCCGGGTCGAGGCCGAGCTCCTCGGTCACGTTGACGGGCTCGTCGGGGGAGAACGTCGGCGGCTGCTCGGCGTCCCGGCCCTGCGCCCGGCGGGCGGCCGTCTGGGCGACGCCCACCACTGCTCCGAGCACCGCTGCCGGCGCCTTGACGGCGGCGACGGTGATGCGCTTGATCGTGCCGATCGGGGCGAGATGGATCACGGGGAGCTCCTCCACTGGTCGGGTCTCGGGGTCGCCCGGCCAGTACCCGTTGACGCAGGAGCCACCCGCGCCAACGGGTCCGTGTGGCAGGAGAGCGCCTCCTAACGGCGTACCAGTACCACGTCGAAGCTCGTCCCGGGAGGTGCGCCGGGCCCGAACGGCGGCGGGAAGCCGAGGTCGAAGCGACCGTTGACGGCAGCGATCGTGTCGCCCTTCACCGCCATCGTCGTCGGCACGTGGAACCGGTCGGAGGTGATGGTGCCGACCAGGGTGCCGGAGGAGAGGTCTCCCGACAGCGCGATCTCGGCGATCGTGTCGGCGAAGTTCTCGACCACGAAGAGCCGGTGCCCCTCGAGCTGGAGGCCGTCCGGCGTCCCCGGGACCAGCCCGCCGCCGGAGACCGGGATCGCGGTGCTCACGCCCGTGTGCGGATCGACCAGCGCGACGATGCCCAGGTCGGTGTGGTTGACGACGAGGGTCGAGCCGTCCGGGGTGGCGTCGATGCCGTTGAGGCCGAACGTGCCCGGCGTGGACGTGCCGGCCGGGCCGGTGACGTGGATCGCCACGGGCGGACCGAACCCGCCCTC
This genomic interval from Nocardioides kongjuensis contains the following:
- a CDS encoding glutathione S-transferase family protein, with the protein product MRYVPDRITREDGRSQDPHVGTLDVPTWPVEPGRYRLVAARACPWANRAIIVRTLLGLENVVSLGLAGPTHDQRSWRFDLDPGGVDPVLRYERLEQAYLARDPSYDRGVTVPAMVDVPTRSLVTNDFPAITHDLFFEWRDHHRPDAPDLWPDECREEMDEVMEKVFTEVNNGVYRCGFARTQEAYGAAYDRLWSAMDWLEERLTDRRYLMGDRITEADVRLFTTLARFDAVYHGHFKCNRNKLSEMPVLWAYARDLFQTPGFGETIDFDQIKQHYYVVHEDINPTGIVPKGPDESGWHAPHGRERLGSPQARRSA
- a CDS encoding SMP-30/gluconolactonase/LRE family protein is translated as MRLLDLPLALATVALLAVPAAAKPAPSTVPLPDDFQPEGIAIGTGDTFYVGSLRDGDIYRGDLSTGKGQVLVDNTGRAAVGMRVDEARKLLFVAGGPGGHVYVYDTRDGSQVADVAVGPPSAFTNDVALTPGAAYFTDTFSPYIYELPYGEGGFGPPVAIHVTGPAGTSTPGTFGLNGIDATPDGSTLVVNHTDLGIVALVDPHTGVSTAIPVSGGGLVPGTPDGLQLEGHRLFVVENFADTIAEIALSGDLSSGTLVGTITSDRFHVPTTMAVKGDTIAAVNGRFDLGFPPPFGPGAPPGTSFDVVLVRR